TTTATGGCATTAGGTTTCACAGGTGGAATGTTATCTCTTGTGATGCAACGTCAACCTATTACGGAAAGTCCTCATTTCTGGACTGGTTCAAGTGTATTAATCTTACTGGGAATTAACTCTGCAATTGCTTTGAGCAAATTTGGAGGCGAGCAACCTGGGTTACGCAACCTTCATGCCTATTTGGGCAGCACTGTACTTTTTCTGATGTTTCTCCATGCTATTTTGGGTTTGAAATTAGGTTTGTCTTTATAAATTTAGCTATTGCCAAAATCTCTTTGTGCTTTTAGACTGTAGACGCCCTGAGGGCGTCTACATTTTTGTAACTGTAAATTTTGTCACCAGAT
This window of the Chlorogloeopsis sp. ULAP01 genome carries:
- a CDS encoding DUF4079 domain-containing protein; protein product: MVSLTEILEPIAAWFRSLGIPEPIVHWGHPLMMGIVVFVMGSAVGITGWQGRLAEDKDIVVKNHSAHRQIAPWMFLFMALGFTGGMLSLVMQRQPITESPHFWTGSSVLILLGINSAIALSKFGGEQPGLRNLHAYLGSTVLFLMFLHAILGLKLGLSL